The Pseudomonadota bacterium DNA window CCGTTTCCCAGGCATCAGCCCTGTTGTCAGGTCTGAGAGGGTTCAGACTGGTGATATGATACCTGATATTGTTTTCGGTTTCGGCGATTTCCGCAATCTGCCTGGTCATGAAGGCGGGGTTGATTTTGGTCAGTTCCAGCCCTGAGAGGGTGGTTACATCGCGGTCCGGATCCTTCAGGTAGGGGTTGGGTTGGGTCTTTTCGGTCACCGGCACATACACCCCGCCGTGTCTGGCATTCCAGAGCCGGGTGGTTTCGATCTCCTTGAAAAAGGACGAGCCGGTGCTTCTGGCGAGGATGAGTGTATTCCTGTCGATGGAATGGTTGTTCCATAGAAGTGAACAGAGAACCACTGCCGTCCAGAACAGCAGCAGAAAAGAGAAGTGAATCCTGTTCTTCAAAAAATGCCCCCGCTTGATTTCGCCGGAATTGTTTTACAGAGGGTTGCTCTTTTCCATGTTGCAATAGAGAGAGGGGAAAAGTCAAGCTGTGCAGGAGGTAAATGTTTGGCGAAGGGTGGTTCAACGTGTGTTCTGCTTCACACCGATGATTGTAAAAGCTTCAGTTGAGACGCTGGTTGAAGTACGTTCCACGCATCCATCCGGGGTTTTGACGACTCGATCGGTGTTGATTATTTGCCGAATCACAGCGCTTCGCAATCGGCATAGGTTACCGTCGCACTGAAGAGCAGAGCCCCGTCGCGGCCGGAATAATCCTGACTGTAGACGATCCCGGCTTTCATTCCATTGCGGGCCTTTTCATTGCCGCAATATTTTTCGGTCAGGTACCGGGTGATGTTCTTTTTGAAGACATCCTCCCGGGCGCGGTCTTCATCGGTCAGGTTGACCAGGGTGTTCTTGTAGGTGATCGTGCTCCCTTCGACGACCACTTCATCAAGCCGGGTCGAGTTGTCGACCATGAAGGGGGTTTTGCTGTTCAGGGAGCGGGCGCTCTCCAGAAGGCTCGCTGCGATTCCGGAGCCGGAATTGTCTGGAAACGGGATGTCGGGTGAACGGTATTCTTTTCCCGGCCGGAGAAAATAGAGCGCCGCAAAGGCAACAACAGCCATTGCGGTGAAGGCGGCAATCCTGACTCCGGTTTTGTTGCCGGGAGGTGTTCCCTGCTCTTTCGGCAACAGCTTTCCGCCGCACTGCGGGCAGTTGAAATCCGTTTTTTCAGCTTCCGCTCCGGATTGATCCTGCCCGCAACTTTTGCAATACAATGTGTTGTTCATTTTCGTCCCCGACTTTTCGTATCTGAAGAAGGGCCAATGGTGCATGTCAGCAGAGGTTTACCTGCAATGAGACCGGCTGTCAATCTTCGCTACGATTGGCGTGGCTCCTTCTCCAGCCGGCCTCGCGAAGCTTTGAATTGTTGAGGGCCTGGTGTTGTGGCTTTATAAGGAGATTTTTTTTGGGGGGGGTTGACTTGATGTGACATTTTGTCGCACACTTTATTACTGACTTTATACCAAGCTGTTTCAAAATATCATGGAGGATGTCGGGATGACGAAGACGATTGGCAAGGTGATGATGGCAGTTCTGCTGTTGGGAATATTCTGTGGTACCGCTACGGCTGCGGAGATGATGAAATGGACCGGGTGCGGCATCACCAAGATCGCCTTTATGGCCGAGGCCGCCGATGCCTATAAGAAAAAGACCGGGGTGGTGATCAGTCTTTCCGGAGGCGGCGCCACCAAGGGAATCAGGGCGGCTAATTCCGGCGAAGTCGACATGGGCGGCAACTGCCGGCCGAGCCTGCCCGGCAAATTCCCCGCCGAGGAAGGCGAGGTCTATCTGACCGTGGTGGCCTGGGACGCCCTGGTGCCCATCGTCCAGAAGGACAATCCGGTGGATTCCATCACCACTGAGAATTTGAAGAAAGTCCTGCAGGGAGAGATCACCAACTGGAAGGATCTCGGGGGGCCGGACCAGAAGATTCTCCTGGTGACCCGCACCGGGAAAACAAACGGGGTCGGCTATATGGCAAGAAAGATCATCTTCAACGATCCCGATGTCGATTTTGCCGCCGATGCTCTGGTCCTGAAGAGCACCGGCCCGGTTGAGAACAAGATCAAATCGGATGTCACAGCTTTCGGTTTGACTGGTTTCAGCAGCGCCAAAAAGAGGGTGGACAGCGGCGAGAGCATGAAAATTCTCGCAGTGGACGGCCACAAGGCGGACGCCGCAAGCATCGCCTCCGGTTCCTATTCGACCTTCCGCCCTCTTTTTATCTCCACCAAAGGGAAGCCGGCCGGGGAGGTCAAGGCGTTTCTCGACTGGCTCCTCTCCGACGAGGGGCAGGGGGTTGTCGAGGCAGCCGGCACCGCCTCGGTCAGGCAAAGCGTGGGGTTGAAGGCAAAGTTCAAACATTGGGAAACCACCGACCGGATCGTGAATTTCGACAGCCTCCCGTAATCGGGCGAACATGAACATGTGAGCCTCTCGCAAAATGTCCAGTATGCAAGAGGCTCATCTACCAGAGGATTGATCTTTATGGCTCAAACCAAGGGCATTGCCGCGAAGTTTCTTTCAATCATGTCGATTATCACGGTCGTGATGTTTATCGGTATGGCTGCGACCCTTATCTCTCTTGTCAGCAAGGCGATGGACCAGATGGTGGTCACCTTTGGCGAAGGGATGAACGGTGAGAAAGGGCGGCAGGAGACAACGTTAACTGAACAGGTCGGTGAGAAAGGCAAGGCGATTGCCGGCCTCCTTGCGGATACCGGCGCGGGGCTGATTGCCGAATATGATTTCGACGCCCTGAACCGGCTTTCCCGAAACGCCGAAAGTGACCAGGATATTGTGCATGTCTGCTTTTATGATACTGAAAAGAACCTTCTGACAGAAAATAAAGAAGTTCCGGAAAACCTGCAGACTATCGAGCAAGAAGTCACCCATGAAGGCAGGCTTGTGGGCTTTGTGATGGTCGGGATGAGTCTTGACCGGGTGAATAAGATTATCGGCTCACTTACCGAAAGGATCGGTGCCCTGAGAAGTGACGTGACGGGTGATGTGCGCGAGACAACAAGGTCTTTGTCCTTCTCGATCTTTGTCATGGCGCTGTTCGGGGTGGTCGGTCTCTGTCTGGTGATCTACTTCTGTCTGGCGCGATTTGTCATGGCCCCGGTCAAGAATGTGACCGCCGGATTGGCGAAGGGCGCCGGGCAGGTTGCCGATGCCAGCAACCAGCTGACCCGGGCCAGCCAGGGACTGGCGGAAGGAGCCGGAGAGCAGGCGGCGTCCCTTGAGGAGACCTCTTCCTCGCTTGAGGAGATGGCGGCCATGGCCCGTCAGAATGCCGATAACGCTGGTCAATGCAACACCCTGATGCAGGATGCCAACCGGGTCATTGCCCAGGCCAACGCTTCCATGGACCGGCAGACCGTATCCATGGCGGAAATCACCCGGGCCAGCGAAGACACCTCCAAGATCATCAAGACCATCGATGAGATCGCCTTTCAGACCAATCTCCTGGCGTTGAACGCCGCCGTTGAAGCAGCCCGGGCCGGTGAAGCGGGGGCAGGGTTTGCCGTGGTGGCCGATGAGGTGCGGAATCTGGCCATGCGGGCGGCGGAGGCGGCCCGCAATACCGCCGGCCTGATCGAGGGGACTGTTGCCAAGGTCAGGGTTGGCTCTGAATTGGTCGCGGCAACAAACGATGAGTTTCAGCAGGTGGCCGACAAGGCTTTGAAAGTGGGGACTCTGGTCGGAGAGATTGCCAGTGCCTCAAATGAGCAGACAACCGGCATTGAACAGATCAACAAGGCGGTAACGGAAATCGACCGGGTGGTCCAGCAGACCGCCGCCAATGCCGAGCAGGCGGCAAGTGTTTCCGAGGAGATGAAAGGCCAGGCCGCACGGATGACCGGTTACGTTGCGGATCTCAGCACTTTGGTCGGCGGTAAAGAGGGCGGTCTGCAAGGCGGGAAGAAAGTGGCTTATGACTCCGCCGAAGGTTCGGGGTATCACAACAGATCGACACGCGGTTCAAGGAAGATTCCGGCACTGGAAAACAGGAGCGATTCGGGAAGAACCCGGACAAAACCCGAGAAGCTGACCCCGTTTGCCGGAGATGATGAATTTGAGGATTTTTAGCGTTGCCTGATGAAGGTTGTATCCGCCGTCAGGCTGTCTGATGGGTGACAGCCTGACGGCTTTATTGATTGGAATCTGCTAGTATTTTGCCAGAATGTAGATGATATGGACCCCGATTCCGGAGATCCCTGCGCCAACGTATCGTAAGAAATCGGCCCCTTTTGCGGTTTTTCCTGAAAAAACCCCGATCAGCACCCCGGCAAGGTGGATGGCGGCGGTTCCGGCCAGAAAGCCGACAGCGTAAATGGCCGGGCTGACGATCTTCGGCATTTCGTTACCATGGGCATGCCCGTGAAAGATCGCGAAGACGCCGACGCAGACCATCGCCCAGAGCGGAACCAGCTTTTTTTCCATGGCCAGGGCAAACCCCAGAATCAGCACCGAGAGGGCGATCCCGTATTCAACTCCCGGCAGCGGGATCGCCTTGATCCCGATGAAGGCGCCGACAGCCATCACACAGACAAAGGTCGCGGGCACGGTCCAGATTGCCCGGCCGCCCATCTGGGCGCTCAGGATGCCGACGGAAAGCATGGCCAGAAAATGGTCGAAGCCCAAAACCGGATGGGTCAGGCCGGAGAGGAACCCGCCCTCGCCGCTCAGAATATGGGCCTGGGCAAGGGTTGGAAAAAGGCAGACAGCAAGAGTAACACCGATCAATTTACGCATATCGTTCTCCCGGGGTTGTGCTACAATATTTAAAAAAGTAGCACAAAAAATACCCGACGGGTCAGAGGGTGTCAATAATTTCGTCAGGGTGGAAAGACAATGAAAAATGTAAAATGAAGAATGAAAAATGGTGGATGGGATGCTACCAGGGGGGTAAAATTCTCTTCACTCTTCACTCTTCACTCTTCACTCTTCACTCTTCACTCTTCACTCTTCACTCTTCACTCTTCACTAGAGCTGATCCATCAGCCGCCCTTTTTCCACCAACTCTTCGATTTCACCGATATTGCGTGCGCAGGAGTCGGTAAGGGTTGTGATCTTTTTGGATACGGGGTCATCTGGGCCAAGACTTTTTTCCGACTTGTGCAGGATTTCCAGTCCCTGCTTGAGGAATTGCTTCAGGTCTTGAAGCAGAAGGGTTCTTTCACGCTGTTTTGCCTGTTCGGCGGAGATGACCGGCATCAGCCTGCGGATGGAAACTTCAACCAGGACATCCCGTGGCATTTTGTGGGCGACGGCAATCTGCTCCAGCGAGTCCAGCGAATTTCTGCTGAGAACAAAGGTTTTCTGCCGCCTCTCATTTACCCCCGTTTCATAATCCCTTGCCTCATTGGCAACCTGATCCAGCACGCTCCGGTTTTCAACCAGCTGGTCAAAGAGCGATTTCTGTTTCAGGCCCAACTGGGTGGCGGCAATACTCAAAAGATCGATGGCCTGGCTGGGCAGCCGGAACGTTGCCCGTACAGACTGTTTCCCCTTCAATGTATCGGCGGTCAGATCCAGTTCGGTTTTGATAGAAGCCTGTGTTTTTCTGTTGCGGTTGTTCATCGTTTTCACCCCCGGGAAAAAGTATTCCGGATTCATTACTTTGTCAACCTATTGTAAAAAAAGTAATAAAAAAGAAAATGTAAAAAAAATAATGATGGCGATGTTGACAAAGCGCTATTGGTAATTAGATTTTTCGCCGGAAGGAACGAGGTGTCGGTTCCTGCAAAGGATCAAAACCAGGGATGCCTTATGATCTCCTGGTGTGAGAACAAATGACAGGAGGAGGTAGAACAATGTTGACGAGATGGAGAGATGTTGACCGGATGCTTGGCGCAATGGGTTTGCTGCAGAACAGAATGGACCGGGTTTTTTCTGAGTACGGTCTGCCGTACGGGTATCGATGGGGCCGGGAGGCAGGAGTTGATATTCTGCCGAGAACCAATCTGTATGATACCGGTGAGGGGTTTGAGATTCTCGCTGAAGTTCCCGGCTTTGCGAAGGAGGACCTCAATGTGAAGATCCAGGGGAATTATCTGGAGATCAGCGGCAACCGGAAATCCGATGCGCCGGAGGGCTATTCAACCCACCGGACAGAGAGGGGAACCGCGAGTTTTTCCCGGAGCTTCACCCTTCCTGCCGATGTCGAGGGCGGCAAGGTCAATGCGTCACTCAAAGACGGTATTCTGAAACTGTCGCTGCCCAAGGCGGAAGCAGCAAAACCCAGGCAGATTGCGATCAAATAAAGAGTGAAAAAAAAATCGTTCAATTTTTCCGGAAATGGAGGATTGTCATGAGTGAGAAAAAGGATATTGCAAAAAGAGAAGAGACCAGGCCTGAAACCACAAGGCCGATCGACACAGTCAGCCCGGCTGTGGATATCTATGAAAATAAGAACGAGATTCTTCTTCATGCCGATATGCCGGGGGTGGCAAAGGAAGACATCGATGTGAATATCGATAACGGAAAGCTCACTCTGGTAGGTTTGCGGAAGATGGCCACCACCGGCGTCGGTCAATGGGAGGAATTCGGAGAGGTTCAGTATGCACGGACCTTCTCGGTGCCGCAGACCATTGATGTCGGCAAGGTAAAAGCGGAACTCAAAGAAGGCGTATTGCGGCTGCACCTGCCGAAATCGGAAGCGGCAAAGCCGAGACAGATCGAGATCAAGGCCGCCTGAGGGCGTCGGTCTTGAAGGTCTGGGGCAGCGGGAGAAAATCCCGCTGCCCCATTTTTTTGTTTCCTTGATAATTGTAATAAATTGTTTACATAATATTGATTTTTACGTATTTATGTTAATTATGAATAACATTATCACGGACACAGAGCACTTGTTAAAACAACTCGGGGAGCGTTTAAAGGAAGCGCGCCTTTCCAGAAATGAAAGCCAGGAGTTGTTCGCCCAGAGGCTCGGAATTACCAGGCAATCTTACAGCAAAATGGAGAAGGGTTCTCCTCAGACACCGATCGGAAACTGGCTCATGGCGAGCAACCTGCTTGACAGGATTACAGGGTGGGAGAATGTTCTCGCTGAACCAACGGACTTGTTTGCGCAATTGGAGATAATTAAGCAAAAAAGAAAGCGGGCCGGTGGAAAGCGCAAAGGTAAAAAATGATAATAAAACTCAATATCTGGTTGTCGTCGCCAAGTGGGGAAATCCTGAAGGTTGGAGAACTGGCGGTTAAAGACCCCGATCCCAGAGGGGCGCTACACGGACAGTTCCGTTACGCGCCGGAATATCTGGAAGCTCCGGAAGCATTTTCGCTCGATCCTCGGCACCTCCCGCTGACTACTGCATCATTTGCTGCAGATCGGCCACATTCCGGGGTCCATGGTGTTTTTGAAGACAGCCTCCCGGATGACTGGGGGCGAAGCATTATGATTCGCCGCTATAAGCTTGGGCGAAGTGAACAAAGAGTGCCGCATCTCTTAAGATTGTTGGGGGGGCAAGGACTTGGGGCCTTGATTTATGGGGAGGATGAGCCCTTGCCTTCACCGGCTAAGGTTTTCTGCCGTCATCTGGAAGAACTTGCTGTCATGGCAGAGCAGTATGAAAATGACCCGGGCCTTATCGCCGATGATGCATTATCCATGTTGTTCCAGGCGGGCAGTTCCCCGGGTGGGGCCCGGCCCAAAGCGCTGGTTGCGGACGGAAACGATGACTATCTGGCAAAATTCACCAGCACCAAGGACAGACTGGATGTTGTAAGCCTTGAAGCCGCAGTGATGAAATTGGCCCGCCTGGCTGGAGTAGAAACAGCCGAGACCAGAGTGTTATCCTTTGGCTCCCGCAAGTGTCTGCTGGTTAAACGGTTTGATATCAATGCCGCCGGAGGCCGGAATCACCTGATCAGCATGCAGTCTCTCCTGAAAGCCGATGGATATTACTATGCCGGCTACAGGGACCTGGCGGCGGCGATCAGATATGTTTCCACAATCCCGCATCGGGATCTGTATATGCTCTACCGGCAGATGATATTTAATACGATGGTAGGCAACACTGATGACCATCTGAAAAACTTCTGCATGTTGCATGACCAGGAGGGTTGGAGGCTGAGTCCGGCATTTGATCTGGTCCCGAACATTGGCCGGAACCAGGAGCATGCGTTAAGCATAGGGCCCGACTGCAGACCGCCGGATCTTGAAACCCTGCTGGCTGAAGCGAAACACTTCGGAATAAAACGGAGGCAGCAAGCCTTGGAAGTAGCCACTGCAGTTCATGATGCCGTATCCGGGTGGGAGGCGGTTTTCAAAGAGTACGGAGTGCCTGGAAAAGACGCAGAAGTAATAGGAACAGACATCAGAAACCGCCTGGAGAAAACAGGCCCGGCAAAACGAGGAGCAAGGATGACTTCCAAATAAAACAGAAAGAAGCTTTAACGGAATGCGCCCTGTTGTGTGATAAGAATTCATCCGGGGCAGCGGGAGAAGATCCCGCTGCCCCATTTTTTTTGTTTTCTGCCGGTTACTTGAGAAAAGAACAGCAGTAGTCGGTCAGTTCTTTTATTTTCAGGCCGAATTTGGCATTGGCCGGGACGTCGAAGGATTCACCACCGGAAATTTTCCGCCAGCCGTCAGCTCCGGGCAGCAGCACTTCGAGCTTGCCTGCCATAATCTCCATATTTTCTTTGGCATCGGTATTGAATTCATACTCGCCGGGCAGCATCACCCCGAGGGTTTTTTTTGACCCGTCGGCGAAAACCACCGTTCGGCTGGTCACCTTGCCGTCAAAGTAAACATTGGCCTTTTTCATTACTGTTACGTTGTTGAATTCAGACATTATTGTTCTCCCTGATCTGGTTTTTTAAGTTTTTTTCGTCATTCCATGCCTGACCCGGTTTCCGGGTTTCGGGTCAAGCACGGAATGACAGAAAAATATCACGATGAAGTGTGGGAATCGGCTAAAAATATAATTTTGCGTTCATTCCGGTACAGCGATTGTGATACTATTTTTTTGCCGCTAAATAAACTCTTCTTTGAGGTTGTTTGTGAATTCAATCAGGTCAAGGCTTCTCGCCGGTATGGCCCTGGTCACCATACCCTTGCTGGTTCTGGGAATAGGCTCTTTCATTTATCTGCTGAAAGCATTGCACGGGCTTGATGAGGTGATGGAGGAGGCTTTTGATGAGGCGATCCCGATCATGCGCCTGGAAAGCTTTATGGCCAGGTCAGCCATGCCGGCCAACGACTATCTGGTCCATGGCGGTGTTCAGGAAAGGGAGGAGTTCACCCTGGTTGAACAGCGGACCGTCAAAGCGTTCTCCGAGATTATGGGGAATGAATTTGACCTGAGTAATGAATACAAACTGCTCCAGGAGGCCAGAAACGACTGGCAGCGGGGAAGGGAACTCAGCAGAAGGATCCTTGCCCTGGAGAAGCCGCATGAAACCGGAGCAGCAAAAAAAGAGATGGAAGAGATGGATGCGGCTTACGACAAGGCTCTGGCAACGGTTGACAGCCTGATCCTGGAGATGATCAGAGAGGCTGTTGATCATGCTGAGGGGGCCCATAAGACCCTGGAGAAAATGATCCGGCTGATCGTCATTACATTTTCTGTCGGAATTATTCTGATTCTGTTTGTCGGGGTCACGATTTCCCGTTCCATCCTGCAGCCATTAAAATCCCTGCAACGCGGAGTGCGCAGCTTCGGAGAGGGTGAACTCGGGGTCAGGGTCGAGGTCCAGAGGGATGATGAAATCGGTGAGCTGGCCACGGTATTCAACCGGATGGCGGAACAGATCAGGGATTTTGCCACCCGGGACGGGCTGACCGGCATTCTCGACCGGCGGGAGTTCAACAAAAGAATTGTCGAGGAGATCTTGAGGGCCAGAAGGTACAAACATCCCCTGGGCTTTCTGATGATCGATATCGATCATTTCAAAATGGTCAACGATCAATACGGGCACCTGGCAGGTGATGCAGTCCTGATCGGGGTGGCCCGAAGGGTGGTTGCTGCGCTCCGGCCCGGGGACAAGACCGCCAGATACGGTGGTGAGGAGATCGTGGTCATTCTGCCGGAAACAGCAATGGACGGGGCCATGGCTGCTGCCGAACGGATACGCCGGGCGGTTGGTGAAGAGAGTTTCAGGATTGATGACGCCACAGAGATTAGGGTTACGGTGAGCGTTGGGGTCGCGGTCTTTCCACAGAACGCTCTGGACGAGACCAATCTGGTCAACGAGGCCGATGGTGCACTCTACAGAGCCAAAGAGGGCGGTCGAAATCGGGTGGCCGTTTCAGGGGCGAAGCCTGAAACGACAATTAAAAATTAAAAATGTAGAATTAAAAATTGTGGAAGGATGGGAAGGACAATTAATAGTTAAAAGTGAAGAGTGAATAATTGTGGAAGAATAGGTTGCATGGAGGGTGCAAGGTTTTTCATTTTTAATAATTCAGATTTGATCAGACCCTAAAAATGATTGAGTTTTAATCTGAACTGACAGTTGAGATGTACGGTAAACATCAATAGTTTGGCCAAGCTTATGATGAGGTTATGATATCTTCAGTTTGTTACGTACAGTCAAGAGGTATGTTGACTGTATCGCCTAGATAATGCAATAACGCAAGCCTGACCCGCCTCATGACCCGCCTCACGCCTCATGACCCGCCTCACTTTTCTTTGACCACATTTCTGTGAACCGCACTTGGTGGACCAGTACAGGAAAACAATGAAGTAGCCCCCGAACCTCCCTATATCGATACCCTTCTGACTCCGATTGTCTTCATTGACACTGAAAACAATTTGGCGTATTCTTCTTGTATGAGCGAAACAAACTGGCGGTCAAAATGGTCGAAAGAGCAGGTCAAGGCGATGCTCCTGGAACAGCTCCAGGCTTTCTGGGATCGGGATACCGGCATCAAACGGGCACAGTTGGCACGCGTTGAGCAGGCCGCAGAAGTACCCCACGCGGTGGTGATCTCCGGCCTGCGCAGGGTCGGCAAGTCGACCTTGCTGGCCCAGATGGCGCACCGGCTTGGCGAGGGCAGTTTTTATTACGTGAATTTCGAGGACGACCGTTTTCTCGGTTTCCGGCCTGACGATGCAACCCATCTTTATTCAACTCTGGTCGAGTTGTTCGGAGAGCGGAAGACCTTTGTCATCGATGAAATCCAAAATATTGAGGGATGGGAAGCCTTTGTCCGGCGGTTCATGGACCTTGGCTATAAATTCTTCATTACCGGCTCCAACGCCTCACTGCTCAGCCGGGAACTAGGCACCCGCCTGACCGGCCGTTATGTCCCGGTTGAACTCTTCCCCTTTTCCTTCGACGAGTACCTGCGCTTTAAAAATGAGACGGCCTTTGATCTCGCCCGGCTGACGACAACGGACTCCGCCCTGCTGCAGAAGGAACTCCTTTCCTATCTCCAATTCGGCGGCATTCCCGACAGTCTCAAGTATCCGGAGCTTCCCCTGCTCCGCACCCTGTATGACGATATTCTCTACCGGGATGTGGTGACCCGGCACCGCGTCGACTCGGTCCCGGTGATCAAGGAACTCGGCTCTTTCCTGCTGAGCAACCCGGCCGCCTTGATCTCCTTCAACAAACTCAAAGAACAGTTCAAGGTGGGCAGTGTCAACACCATCAAGAATTACATCGGCTTTCTGGAAAATAGTTGGCTGTTTTTTACGGTCAACGTCTATGCCCATTCCGTCAAGCGTCAGCAGATAGCGCCCAAGAAGGTCTACTGCATCGACACCGGCATGGGAAACTCGCTGGGCTTTTCATTTTCGCCCAATACCGGCCGCTGGCTCGAAAACGCGATCTTTCTCGCCTTGCGCCGTCGAACGTCCGAAATCCACTACTGCATGACACCGGGCGGCTACGAGGTCGATTTTTTCCTGCCGACAACCGGCCAACTGATTCAGGTCTGCCACGATTACACAAACGAAGCGGCGCGAAAGAGAGAAATCCGCGCACTGGAGGATGTCTTCCAGGCGATACGGCCGTCCGAGGCCCTGATTCTGACCGATATGAACGATACGCCTTTCACGCTGCGCGGGGTGCCGGTGCAGGTCCGCAAAGCGGCCGAATGGCTCCTTGACGACTAACGGGGTGACGCAATTTCGGGGCCTGACGCCGATTGGCAAACCAGCCTCTAATTTTCCCGCAGTAACACTATGAAATAACCCTACTTTATTCAGACATGAGCCAAAACGAGACCCCTTTTCTGAATGCTTCCAAATACCCATTTGTCAAGCCTGACCCCGTTCTCTGATGGTGATCCGGTCGCCGACCGACAGTTCGGAGAGTGTGGCGCCCGGATAATCCGGAAACCGATTCGGATAGAACCCGCTGGTTCTGGCGCTGGTGCGGCTGAAGATATGATAGCCGTCCGTCTCTATGTCGTCGTAG harbors:
- a CDS encoding pyrimidine/purine nucleoside phosphorylase; the protein is MSEFNNVTVMKKANVYFDGKVTSRTVVFADGSKKTLGVMLPGEYEFNTDAKENMEIMAGKLEVLLPGADGWRKISGGESFDVPANAKFGLKIKELTDYCCSFLK
- a CDS encoding diguanylate cyclase; the encoded protein is MNSIRSRLLAGMALVTIPLLVLGIGSFIYLLKALHGLDEVMEEAFDEAIPIMRLESFMARSAMPANDYLVHGGVQEREEFTLVEQRTVKAFSEIMGNEFDLSNEYKLLQEARNDWQRGRELSRRILALEKPHETGAAKKEMEEMDAAYDKALATVDSLILEMIREAVDHAEGAHKTLEKMIRLIVITFSVGIILILFVGVTISRSILQPLKSLQRGVRSFGEGELGVRVEVQRDDEIGELATVFNRMAEQIRDFATRDGLTGILDRREFNKRIVEEILRARRYKHPLGFLMIDIDHFKMVNDQYGHLAGDAVLIGVARRVVAALRPGDKTARYGGEEIVVILPETAMDGAMAAAERIRRAVGEESFRIDDATEIRVTVSVGVAVFPQNALDETNLVNEADGALYRAKEGGRNRVAVSGAKPETTIKN
- a CDS encoding ATP-binding protein, producing the protein MSETNWRSKWSKEQVKAMLLEQLQAFWDRDTGIKRAQLARVEQAAEVPHAVVISGLRRVGKSTLLAQMAHRLGEGSFYYVNFEDDRFLGFRPDDATHLYSTLVELFGERKTFVIDEIQNIEGWEAFVRRFMDLGYKFFITGSNASLLSRELGTRLTGRYVPVELFPFSFDEYLRFKNETAFDLARLTTTDSALLQKELLSYLQFGGIPDSLKYPELPLLRTLYDDILYRDVVTRHRVDSVPVIKELGSFLLSNPAALISFNKLKEQFKVGSVNTIKNYIGFLENSWLFFTVNVYAHSVKRQQIAPKKVYCIDTGMGNSLGFSFSPNTGRWLENAIFLALRRRTSEIHYCMTPGGYEVDFFLPTTGQLIQVCHDYTNEAARKREIRALEDVFQAIRPSEALILTDMNDTPFTLRGVPVQVRKAAEWLLDD
- a CDS encoding Hsp20/alpha crystallin family protein encodes the protein MLTRWRDVDRMLGAMGLLQNRMDRVFSEYGLPYGYRWGREAGVDILPRTNLYDTGEGFEILAEVPGFAKEDLNVKIQGNYLEISGNRKSDAPEGYSTHRTERGTASFSRSFTLPADVEGGKVNASLKDGILKLSLPKAEAAKPRQIAIK
- a CDS encoding Hsp20/alpha crystallin family protein, producing MSEKKDIAKREETRPETTRPIDTVSPAVDIYENKNEILLHADMPGVAKEDIDVNIDNGKLTLVGLRKMATTGVGQWEEFGEVQYARTFSVPQTIDVGKVKAELKEGVLRLHLPKSEAAKPRQIEIKAA
- a CDS encoding extracellular solute-binding protein, with the translated sequence MTKTIGKVMMAVLLLGIFCGTATAAEMMKWTGCGITKIAFMAEAADAYKKKTGVVISLSGGGATKGIRAANSGEVDMGGNCRPSLPGKFPAEEGEVYLTVVAWDALVPIVQKDNPVDSITTENLKKVLQGEITNWKDLGGPDQKILLVTRTGKTNGVGYMARKIIFNDPDVDFAADALVLKSTGPVENKIKSDVTAFGLTGFSSAKKRVDSGESMKILAVDGHKADAASIASGSYSTFRPLFISTKGKPAGEVKAFLDWLLSDEGQGVVEAAGTASVRQSVGLKAKFKHWETTDRIVNFDSLP
- a CDS encoding helix-turn-helix domain-containing protein; translated protein: MNNIITDTEHLLKQLGERLKEARLSRNESQELFAQRLGITRQSYSKMEKGSPQTPIGNWLMASNLLDRITGWENVLAEPTDLFAQLEIIKQKRKRAGGKRKGKK
- a CDS encoding type II toxin-antitoxin system HipA family toxin, whose translation is MIIKLNIWLSSPSGEILKVGELAVKDPDPRGALHGQFRYAPEYLEAPEAFSLDPRHLPLTTASFAADRPHSGVHGVFEDSLPDDWGRSIMIRRYKLGRSEQRVPHLLRLLGGQGLGALIYGEDEPLPSPAKVFCRHLEELAVMAEQYENDPGLIADDALSMLFQAGSSPGGARPKALVADGNDDYLAKFTSTKDRLDVVSLEAAVMKLARLAGVETAETRVLSFGSRKCLLVKRFDINAAGGRNHLISMQSLLKADGYYYAGYRDLAAAIRYVSTIPHRDLYMLYRQMIFNTMVGNTDDHLKNFCMLHDQEGWRLSPAFDLVPNIGRNQEHALSIGPDCRPPDLETLLAEAKHFGIKRRQQALEVATAVHDAVSGWEAVFKEYGVPGKDAEVIGTDIRNRLEKTGPAKRGARMTSK
- a CDS encoding HupE/UreJ family protein; the protein is MRKLIGVTLAVCLFPTLAQAHILSGEGGFLSGLTHPVLGFDHFLAMLSVGILSAQMGGRAIWTVPATFVCVMAVGAFIGIKAIPLPGVEYGIALSVLILGFALAMEKKLVPLWAMVCVGVFAIFHGHAHGNEMPKIVSPAIYAVGFLAGTAAIHLAGVLIGVFSGKTAKGADFLRYVGAGISGIGVHIIYILAKY